Sequence from the Podarcis raffonei isolate rPodRaf1 chromosome 16, rPodRaf1.pri, whole genome shotgun sequence genome:
GGACTCTTCCTGCCTAATGGGCGGAGCTTGAAACTGTGGGAGGGGCTTTGGCGCCCCTGCTGACCTTTGACCTTCGTTACAGGTTACGCCAACGAGGTCGGGGAGTCTTTCCGGGCCATCGTACCCGTCTCGTTGGTCTGGGCCAGCTACGGAGTAGCAACTGCCTACGTGGCGGCCGACGCAATCGACAAGGGCAAGAAGGCGGCTGCTGTGAGTACAGAGTAGGGGACGAAACCATTTCTCAAGTCAAGGGCCACGTTCCCTTCTGGGGGCCGCAGGCTggtagtggtgggcagggccagaggtaaaAGCGAATGGAGCAAAGATTTCACTTTTATATaggaagcaagagacattatcagaattcaaggattcAATCCTGCTGGGGGAGAAATGCATAAGTTGCAAAGGAAGGCCAATGTCGTCCGGCGAGGGTTTTGAGGGCTAGATAGGGTTGAGTgttggaatatgcgcagcttgcagatctaacatatagaataagagaacaagaggaaCATAAGTTTGAAGAAGATTGCAaagtgtttattgaatatatggagggaaattgcgtttatttgaaaacgtgggcagcattaagataaattcagcagtgtaaataagttttgatggctggggaaactcagccagatgggcggtgtataaataataaattattatcattaaattattattaatattggaatactgaatggtttagtttatataaaatatgctggGATTTATGTtaagcaaaatgaaccatggaagaagggaagtcattgatattttatggttgtttaaatgaatattccaaaatgtaaaacagaaaatgtaattaaAGTTACAAATTTCAGATAGGGTTGAATGTTGCCCCTGGACCCAAGGTAAACACAGttatgcttttaatgtttcaaaTGTTTTGCTGATAATTTAGTTCTTTTActctttttgcaaactgctttgaggttttctttttaaacagtcAAGAGGTGTATGGATTttatgaaacaataaataaacaaaaacaatgatTCATATAATTTATATACCTCCTTTCATTTCAAGAAGAAGCAGTTAACAAGCACATGGATAAATTAGGttttaggtgttttgtttttaaattacttGTTTGGAAAAAGGGCgggatgggaaacctgaaagGGATGAAAGTCAGTTTCTTTTTCGGTTTTAAACGTTTTAAGTCCACACACCTTTCATCTTTCCACCGATTGACAGGCGAAGGCCGTGGACGAAGGGAGGAGCAAGCATGCCGCAGTGGCGGTCGTGGACACATTTATATGGCAGGCTCTGGCTTCTGTGGCCATTCCTGGCTTCACCATTAACCGCATCTGCGCAGGGTCACTCTACCTCATGGCCAGCATGACGCACTGGCCTCTCTCGGTCAGGAAGTGGGCCACCACCGCCGTGGGACTTTCGGCCATTCCTTTCATCATCAAACCCATCGACAGGTATGGGCAACTTCCACCCCTTGAGCACAGCCAAGGATGAGCTGTATCAACCTTGAAGAAGCCCCGCTAGGTGCTGTGTACTTCAaccctcatcagccccagccaccaaggCCATTTTggtctacaaatcccatcagtcgcAGCCACTGGGGGCCATTTTGGtctgcaaatcccatcagccccagccactggGGGCCATTTTggtctacaaatcccatcagccc
This genomic interval carries:
- the MTFP1 gene encoding mitochondrial fission process protein 1 → MGSPAEEPPPPDLYRDTWVRYLGYANEVGESFRAIVPVSLVWASYGVATAYVAADAIDKGKKAAAAKAVDEGRSKHAAVAVVDTFIWQALASVAIPGFTINRICAGSLYLMASMTHWPLSVRKWATTAVGLSAIPFIIKPIDRSVDFLMDSSLRKLYKTEE